One region of Pleuronectes platessa chromosome 18, fPlePla1.1, whole genome shotgun sequence genomic DNA includes:
- the erf gene encoding ETS domain-containing transcription factor ERF gives MKTPGDSGFAFPEWAYKPESSPGSRQIQLWHFILELLRKEECHDVIAWQGDYGEFVIKDPDEVARLWGARKCKPQMNYDKLSRALRYYYNKRILHKTKGKRFTYKFNFNKLVLVNYPFIDMGTGRGVPQSAPPVPTGSSHFRFPPSTPSDVLSSSEELRSPGMFSSVARRMARGSVSDCSDGTSTNSELEEGLGADERGGGPERAFRGLLPHRMPHDSLFRIYPNPGGLSRPAPRVHPDSMSPFPVSPLPGPGGLMGQNLSPALSMTPTPHMPYTPSPSLSSPMMGSHFSFNPEDMKHYLQAHTQSVYNYHLSPRAFFHYPNIIIPQPHRPTLEKPPTHHLHAPLSLPHSLGHHSAVGGEEGPPHPSPFKFKLQPPPLGRKQKDSGSSMASSSSSSSSSQSASFGGSGQMNNSLLAAPPKIKVEPISDIESEEEVEVTDISEEDELDNINDRGHLFLPTPHHHLLKSLHHANGNGSSAPLPPLPPHSNHHDDDDDDVFKTPATPTIGSAGLAFPLIGLKSEPGQAAPISPGGSLCIPLKLRFKRRWSEDQKMEADGERDEAEDKKVRAEGDVERKAEEERRRAGEVENGGGQAGGGGGGVISGLMLPPAPTQRRASSELQRATAQLSLENPGC, from the exons ATGAAGACCCCGGGAGACTCCG ggtTTGCTTTTCCCGAATGGGCCTACAAGCCCGAGTCGAGCCCGGGTTCCCGGCAGATCCAGCTGTGGCACTTCATCCTGGAGCTGCTGAGGAAGGAGGAGTGCCATGACGTCATCGCCTGGCAGGGAGACTACGGCGAGTTCGTCATCAAGGACCCGGACGAGGTGGCTCGCCTGTGGGGGGCGAGGAAGTGTAAACCACAGATGAACTACGACAAGCTCAGCCGAGCACTGAG ATACTACTACAACAAGAGGATCCTCCACAAGACCAAAGGGAAGAGATTCACCTACAAGTTCAACTTCAACAAACTGGTGCTGGTCAACTACCCCTTCATCGACATGGGCACTG GTCGAGGAGTTCCTCAGAGCGCCCCCCCGGTGCCAACTGGAAGCTCCCACTTCCGGTTCCCCCCCTCCACGCCGTCAGACGTCCTCTCCTCCAGCGAGGAGCTGCGCAGTCCGGGCATGTTCAGCAGCGTGGCCCGGCGTATGGCCCGGGGCTCGGTGAGCGACTGCAGCGACGGCACCTCCACCAActcggagctggaggaggggcTGGGGGCCGATGAGCGAGGTGGGGGGCCGGAGAGGGCCTTCAGGGGCCTGCTGCCCCACCGCATGCCCCACGACTCTCTCTTCAGGATCTACCCGAACCCAGGAGGGCTCTCCAGACCTGCTCCGAGGGTCCACCCAGATTCTATGTCCCCGTTCCCTGTGTCCCCCTTGCCTGGCCCCGGGGGCCTCATGGGCCAAAATCTGTCCCCCGCTCTGTCCatgacccccaccccccacatgCCCTACACCCCATCCCCCTCCCTTTCCTCCCCGATGATGGGCTCCCACTTTTCCTTCAACCCAGAGGATATGAAGCACTACCTGCAGGCCCACACCCAGTCTGTGTACAACTACCACCTCAGCCCCCGAGCCTTCTTCCACTACCCCAACATCATCATCCCTCAGCCCCACCGCCCCACCCTGGAGAAGCCGCCCACCCACCACCTGCACGCGCCCCTGtcgctccctcactccctcgGCCATCACTCAGCagtggggggggaggaggggccgCCGCATCCGTCTCCGTTCAAGTTCAAGTTGCAGCCCCCCCCACTCGGGCGCAAGCAGAAGGATTCGGGAAGCTCGatggcttcctcctcctcctcctcctcctccagccagtCGGCCTCGTTCGGTGGCTCCGGGCAGATGAACAACTCTCTCCTGGCGGCGCCTCCAAAGATCAAG gtggAGCCCATCTCTGACATCGAGtcggaagaggaggtggaggtgactgACATCAGTGAGGAAGATGAGCTGGATAACATCAACGACAGAGGACACCTCTTCCTCCCAACTCCTCATCATCACCTGCTGAAGAGCCTTCACCACGCCAACGGGAACGgcagctctgctcctcttcctcctcttcctcctcacagtAACCACCACGATGACGACGATGACGATGTCTTCAAGACCCCGGCCACTCCCACCATTGGCAGCGCCGGCCTGGCCTTCCCTCTGATTGGTCTGAAGAGCGAGCCGGGCCAGGCGGCGCCCATCAGCCCCGGCGGCTCGCTCTGCATCCCGCTCAAGCTGCGCTTCAAGCGCCGCTGGAGCGAGGACCAGAAGATGGAGGCGGACGGAGAGAGGGACGAGGCGGAGGACAAGAAAGTGAGGGCCGAGGGGGATGTGGAGAggaaggcggaggaggagaggaggagagcaggggaGGTAGAAAATGGGGGAGGacaagcaggaggaggtggggggggtgttATTTCGGGGCTGATGCTGCCACCGGCTCCGACTCAGCGCAGAGCGAGCTCCGAGCTGCAGAGGGCGACGGCTCAGCTGTCCCTGGAAAACCCTGGCTGCTGa